A DNA window from Thalassospiraceae bacterium LMO-JJ14 contains the following coding sequences:
- a CDS encoding nuclear transport factor 2 family protein, giving the protein MSFDQASLDDLATRYTAAWNTRVPENVAAFHAPTSRIIINNGEPSEGHDGITEMAAGFHAAVPDLALQNDGIRGAGDHVVYMWTFKGHDANTGHPLCVSGWEEWELDGDMKVASARGWFDAENYQRQIDGL; this is encoded by the coding sequence CCTCGCAACCAGATACACGGCAGCCTGGAATACGAGAGTTCCCGAGAACGTTGCGGCCTTTCACGCGCCCACAAGCCGGATCATCATCAACAATGGCGAACCATCCGAAGGACACGATGGGATTACCGAGATGGCGGCGGGTTTTCATGCCGCTGTGCCGGACCTGGCGCTCCAAAATGACGGTATCCGAGGCGCCGGGGACCATGTTGTCTACATGTGGACGTTTAAGGGGCATGACGCCAACACCGGACATCCGTTATGCGTCAGCGGCTGGGAGGAATGGGAACTCGACGGGGATATGAAGGTCGCTTCGGCGCGCGGTTGGTTCGATGCCGAGAATTACCAACGACAGATCGACGGTCTCTGA
- a CDS encoding response regulator transcription factor, with product MTVTAVIIDDEELMRRVVSAGLEQLDVSIVGETEDGRAGVDLVLELEPDLVLLDIIMPELNGYLALEEIIGRAHDPYVVMMTAIADEEVSRNCRLAGAQDYILKSAPMTETVERLSRHVKFLKSRK from the coding sequence ATGACAGTAACTGCGGTCATTATTGATGATGAAGAATTGATGCGGCGGGTCGTTAGTGCCGGCCTGGAACAACTCGATGTATCAATCGTCGGCGAGACAGAAGACGGCCGGGCCGGGGTTGATCTTGTCCTCGAGTTGGAGCCGGACCTTGTTTTGCTCGACATCATCATGCCTGAATTAAACGGATATCTGGCCTTGGAAGAGATTATCGGGCGTGCTCATGACCCCTATGTCGTCATGATGACCGCCATAGCGGATGAAGAAGTTTCCAGGAATTGCAGACTGGCCGGCGCGCAGGACTATATCCTGAAATCAGCCCCAATGACCGAGACCGTTGAGCGTTTGAGCCGGCACGTTAAGTTTCTGAAATCCCGCAAGTAG